The Pyrus communis chromosome 2, drPyrComm1.1, whole genome shotgun sequence genome includes a window with the following:
- the LOC137726145 gene encoding pentatricopeptide repeat-containing protein At1g30610, chloroplastic-like: MEVMIMANAQPGVSNFQRNGVFATNCCSKSRPLSGFSIFRRPIFGIGLNEKNVKRNRVFGIKFVNSRTVISAVSKEGSEILEKEFEFKPSFDQYLKVMGTVRLRSDRDKQQRSKEENPKHSVRSRGVSRRLLSEGSEEDAKLGEPEGNLNREKASKVENRYELLGNRNGSTHERQRVKGFKDEYDSRQNNKDEKDKKMIRGETRDGRWSKYTGRVEPGLDFKGKSTTVRNAKDGPGVTGRLEEEVDFKGKSTMARNARDGPRVYKSRDKAVERGKFGVRNEDGVESNHSNADKATDRGFVPRSVTKSGRDFPKRFNEKNLEVERAAFRNFDEFGDIMDKPRVSQMEMEQRIQKLAKWLNGADIDMPEWMFSKMMRSAQIRFTDHSILRVIQLLGKLGNWRRVLQVIEWLQMRERFKSHKLRYIYTTALDVLGKARRPVEALNVFHAMLEQMSSYPDLVAYHSIAVTLGQAGHMRELFDVIDTMRSPPKKKFKTGALGKWDPRLEPDVVVFHAVLNACVQRKQWEGAFWVLQQLKQQGLQPATTTYGLVMEVMLACGKYNLVHEFFKKVQKSSIPNALTYRVIVNTLWREGKIDEAVSVVHNMERRGIVGYAALYYDFARCLCSAGRCQEALMQIEKICKVASKPLVVTYTGLIQACLDAGSVENAAYVFKQMENICSPNLVTCNIMLKAYLDHGMFEKAIDLFLRMLDDGNNITSRSDYKVRIIPDSYTFNTLLDACVAEKRWDDFEYVYKRMLHHGFHFNAKRHLRMILDACKAGKAELLDITWMHLTEADRIPPPPLVKERFCTKLEKDDYAAALSCITDQNLGEPQAFSKAAWLKLFEENAERFQKDTFVRLVDEGSILVNRSDRSNPVYQNLMAASGEVDRIRLTGAAVSTRETVSTTQTEPAINSKMYFPA, encoded by the exons ATGGAGGTGATGATTATGGCCAACGCTCAACCGGGTGTCTCCAATTTTCAGAGGAATGGGGTTTTTGCTACGAATTGTTGCTCAAAGTCGCGTCCTTTATCTGGGTTTTCGATTTTCCGGAGACCAATTTTCGGTATTGGATTAAATGAGAAGAATGTGAAGAGGAATCGGGTTTTCGGTATTAAGTTCGTGAATTCCAGAACTGTTATTAGTGCTGTGTCGAAGGAAGGGTCTGAAATTTTAGAGAAGGAATTCGAATTTAAGCCGTCATTTGATCAGTACTTGAAGGTTATGGGGACTGTTAGGCTTAGAAGTGATAGAGATAAGCAGCAGAGATCCAAAGAAGAGAATCCGAAGCATAGTGTGCGGAGTAGAGGTGTTTCCAGGAGACTGTTGTCTGAGGGTAGTGAAGAGGATGCAAAACTCGGGGAGCCTGAAGGGAATTTGAATCGAGAGAAGGCGTCAAAAGTTGAGAATCGGTATGAGTTGCTTGGAAATAGAAATGGAAGCACGCATGAACGTCAACGAGTTAAGGGATTTAAGGATGAATACGATAGCAGACAGAACAACAAGGATGAAAAGGATAAGAAGATGATAAGGGGAGAGACAAGAGATGGAAGATGGTCAAAATATACTGGTAGGGTAGAACCAGGATTGGACTTCAAAGGTAAAAGTACAACAGTACGAAATGCAAAAGATGGCCCGGGAGTTACTGGTCGGCTAGAAGAGGAAGTAGACTTCAAAGGTAAAAGTACAATGGCACGAAATGCAAGAGATGGCCCGAGAGTTTACAAGTCAAGGGATAAAGCCGTTGAAAGAGGGAAGTTTGGTGTTAGAAATGAAGATGGAGTTGAAAGCAACCACAGCAATGCTGATAAAGCCACTGATAGAGGTTTTGTTCCAAGAAGTGTAACTAAGAGTGGTAGGGATTTCCCTAAaagatttaatgaaaaaaacttggaGGTGGAAAGAGCAGCATTTCGGAATTTTGATGAATTCGGTGATATTATGGACAAGCCACGAGTTTCACAAATGGAAATGGAGCAGAGAATCCAGAAGCTAGCAAAGTG GCTGAATGGTGCAGACATTGACATGCCTGAGTGGATGTTTTCAAAGATGATGCGAAGTGCACAAATCAGATTCACAGATCATTCAATATTGAGAGTTATCCAGCTATTGGGAAAACTAGGAAACTGGAGACGGGTGCTACAAGTCATTGAGTGGCTTCAAATGCGTGAACGTTTCAAATCCCACAAGCTCAG ATACATATACACAACTGCACTTGATGTACTTGGAAAGGCAAGGAGGCCTGTGGAAGCACTTAATGTATTTCATGCAATGCTG GAACAAATGTCCTCATATCCCGACTTGGTAGCTTATCATTCTATTGCTGTAACTCTTGGACAAGCAGGACATATGAGGGAACTTTTTGATGTGATTGATACTATGCGATCTCCTCCTAAGAAGAAGTTCAAAACCGGGGCACTTGGGAAGTGGGATCCTCGACTGGAACCAGATGTTGTTGTCTTTCATGCG GTATTAAATGCCTGTGTTCAGCGCAAACAATGGGAAGGAGCATTTTGGGTTTTGCAGCAGTTGAAGCAACAAGGCCTACAGCCTGCCACAACAACATATGGACTTGTTATGGAG GTGATGCTAGCATGTGGCAAGTACAACTTGGTTCATGAGTTTTTCAAGAAAGTGCAGAAATCTTCTATACCAAATGCTTTAACTTACCGAG TTATTGTGAACACTCTTTGGAGAGAAGGTAAAATAGATGAGGCTGTATCGGTTGTTCACAACATGGAAAGACGAGGAATAGTAGGTTATGCGGCTCTCTATTATGACTTTGCTCGATGTCTTTGTAGTGCTGGAAGGTGCCAGGAAGCACTAATGCAG ATTGAGAAGATATGTAAGGTTGCAAGTAAGCCTCTAGTAGTGACTTACACTGGTCTAATTCAAGCTTGTTTGGATGCCGGAAGCGTTGAAAATGCGGCCTATGTTTTCAAACAAATGGAGAACATTTGCTCCCCGAATCTTGTTACATGCAACATAATGCTGAAAGCTTACTTGGACCACGGAATGTTTGAAAAAGCGATAGATCTGTTCCTGAGGATGTTAGATGATGGGAATAATATCACGAGCAGATCCGATTATAAGGTTCGGATAATACCAGATAGCTACACTTTCAACACCTTGTTAGACGCCTGCGTTGCAGAAAAGAGGTGGGATGATTTCGAGTATGTATACAAAAGGATGTTACACCATGGGTTTCACTTCAATGCTAAACGCCATCTTCGGATGATATTGGACGCTTGCAAAGCTGGAAAG GCGGAGCTGCTGGACATAACCTGGATGCACTTGACTGAGGCAGACCGGATCCCACCTCCTCCCCTCGTGAAGGAACGGTTCTGCACAAAGCTAGAGAAAGATGACTATGCTGCTGCTCTCTCCTGTATTACCGATCAAAATCTCGGTGAGCCACAGGCATTCTCAAAGGCAGCGTGGTTGAAATTGTTCGAGGAAAACGCAGAAAGGTTTCAGAAAGACACTTTTGTACGGTTGGTTGACGAGGGTAGCATTCTTGTAAACAGAAGTGATAGGTCGAACCCTGTATATCAAAACCTTATGGCAGCTAGCGGAGAAGTTGATAGAATCCGTTTAACGGGAGCTGCAGTTTCTACACGTGAAACTGTATCTACAACTCAAACGGAACCAGCTATCAATTCAAAGATGTATTTTCCGGcctaa
- the LOC137726146 gene encoding large ribosomal subunit protein uL2x: MGRVIRAQRKGAGSVFKSHTHHRKGPARFRSLDFGERNGYLKGVVTEIIHDPGRGAPLARVSFRHPFRYKKQNELFVAAEGIYTGQFIYCGKKANLVVGNVLPLRSIPEGAVVCNVEHHVGDRGTLARASGDYAVVISHNPDNDTSRIKLPSGAKKIVPSGCRAMIGQVAGGGRTEKPMLKAGNAYHKFRVKRNCWPKVRGVAMNPVEHPHGGGNHQHIGHASTVRRDAPPGQKVGLIAARRTGRLRGQAAANISKADK, translated from the exons ATGGGGAGGGTTATCAGAGCTCAGCGTAAGGGTGCGGGTTCCGTTTTCAAGTCGCACACCCACCACCGCAAGGGTCCTGCCCGCTTCCGGAGCCTCGACTTCGGCGAGCGCAACGGCTACCTCAAGGGTGTCGTCACCGAGATCATCCACGATCCTGGTCGCGGTGCCCCGTTGGCCCGCGTCAGCTTCCGCCATCCGTTTAGGTACAAGAAGCAGAACGAGCTCTTCGTCGCCGCCGAGGGAATCTACACCGGTCAGTTCATCTACTGCGGGAAGAAGGCCAATTTGGTGGTCGGAAATGTGTTGCCTCTCAGATCGATCCCGGAGGGAGCCGTCGTCTGTAACGTCGAGCACCATGTTGGGGACCGCGGAACCCTCGCTAGGGCGTCTGGTGATTACGCTGTTGTTATCAGCCACAACCCTGACAACGATACCTCCAG GATCAAGCTTCCGTCTGGAGCCAAGAAGATTGTTCCCAGCGGATGCCGTGCTATGATTGGGCAAGTTGCAGGTGGAGGAAGAACAGAAAAGCCAATGCTCAAGGCTGGTAATGCTTACCACAAGTTCAGAGTGAAGAGGAACTGCTGGCCCAAGGTTCGTGGTGTGGCTATGAACCCAGTTGAGCATCCTCACGGAGGAGGTAATCACCAGCATATTGGACATGCTAGCACAGTCAGGCGTGATGCTCCTCCTGGGCAGAAGGTTGGTCTCATTGCTGCTAGGAGGACTGGTCGTCTCAGAGGACAAGCTGCTGCGAACATATCTAAGGCAGACAAGTGA